CTTCCGTCGTTTTCTGTGCCACAAACATATATAGACTCTTTTGCTGGTGATGTTATTTCTGTGTTTTGATTGCGTAGAAGAGTCCATTTTAATATTTTTTCTTCTGCTTTTATCAAGCGTACTTCCTCTGCAGCCTTCTCTTTAGCATTACCTTTGATGTATTCCGTATAGTCATGGTTTCCTAAGACAGAGATAGTCCCTTTCATAGGCTGACGGATTACTGAAGCCATTTTCTCAACCTCTTCAGGGCGTATGTTTTGTAAATCACCAGTAAAGCAAATGAGGTTGGCTTTCTGCTTTTCAATGCTATCCATCTCTGCTTTCAGAATCTTACTGCGCCAGCCATTGAAGGTGCCGAGGTGTAAGTCAGATACATGCACAATCCGATAGCCATCAAAAGACTTTGGTAAATCCTTAAAATAGAGGTCTACATGTTTTACTTGTATGTTAGAAACCCCATATGTGAGCCCATATATAAATGTTCCAACGGCAAAACAGCCAAGGAGTATACCTATATAATGTCCCCAGTTTTGATTTGTGCGGATGATATATTTCCGAATGATTGAACCCAAGAAGGAGGTGAGTGCAAAGATAGCCTTAGGTCCAACAAGCAAACCGAGAAGGAATATATATGTATTCAGCCAGGTGAGGTTGTTAGGCGCAAAGTCGCGTATGGAAGCCATAGCACAGGTATAGATGACCATACCGATAGAAGGTAACCACCATAACAGGCGTTGCCACCAAGCTATGGGGTAACGTTTGCGGAAATAGTGCATGTCTATATAGAGGTCAGACAGGACTATTATTAATATAAGATATACAACGATTCTGGCTATCATTTCTTCAATAGGGTAGAAGCAAGATACTTCCTTAACTCTTCAACAGGCTTATTACGACGACGTGCATAGTCTTCTAATTGGTCATCATCAATCTTTCCTAAGTCGAAATATCGGCTTTGAGGATGTGCAAACATAAAGCCCGATACGCTGGCATGAGGTACCATCATTCCACTTTCTGTAAGGTTGATACCAATCCCCTTCATATCCAATAGTTCGTACAAAAGAAAATTCATACTTGTGTCTGGGATGGATGGATAGCCCACAGCAGGGCGTATGCCTTGATATCTCTCTGCAAGAAGATCTTTTATAGTAAGTTGCTCATCAGCTGCATACCCCCAATACTTCTTGCGTACATCCTCGTGAAATTTCTCTGCTGTAGCCTCAGCTAATCGGTCAGCTAAGGTCTGCGAAAGCATACGTTGGTAGGGATCTTCCTCATTGTTGCTTGTAAATGCAGCATCAACAGAAGTTGCAAAGAGTCCAATTGCATCCTTGATATCTGAAGAGGCTGGGCGTATGAAATCTGCCAAACAGAGGTTTGGTTTGTCTGGAATAACTTTCTGCTGGCGCAACATTGGAACACGTGTACCATTGATAATGATATCATCGCCTTCACTATTGGCTTCACATAGTGCAAAGACAGCACGTGTGTGATATCTCCCTTCCATGTCAGCCAATAATTTCTCAGCTTCTGAATGCAACTCCAGTTGTGCATCTTTTGCCTTACCATTCATTGACCAAGCATAAAAGAAGTATGCCCAGTTGATGTAAGGAACTATTTCGCTGATATTGTATGTTATTATCTTACTTTTGTTATCTACTTTGTTTTCAATCATTATAACTTAGTTATCATTTCGAAAAGTAATCCTTTCACCATGTATGGTGTTATCAAACTCTTCCTTATTTAACAGGTGGTTTCCATTACAGAAGGTATGTAAGACACGCCATTGATAGGTGTGTCCCATCATTGGACTCCACTTGCATTTACTCTGAATACAATCTTCGTTCACCGTCCATGGTTGGTCTGGTGCAACGATAGTAATATCGGCTTTATAACCTTTACGTAGGAAACCTCGTTGGTCAATACGGAAAAGACGAGCCGGTGCGTGTGACATTAGGTTAACCATCTGTTCTATTGTAAGAACACCTTTGTCAACCAATTCAAGCATGGTGACGAGTGAGAACTGAACCATCGGCATACCTGATGCAGCCTTAGAGCAGCCACCTTGCTTCTGTGCCCATAGGTGTGGAGCATGATCAGTACCAATGACCGTAATGCGTCCATCCGTGAGTGCCTGACGAATAGCATCTCTATCAGTTATCGTCTTGACAGAAGGATTGCATTTTATGAGTGCTTTCTTTGTAAGATAATCCTCGTTAGAGAAAGCAATATGTGCAATAACAGCCTCTAAAGTAATCCTTCCTTCATCTTCTGGGTGATTAGCCAATGATAATTCTTTTGCTGTAGAGATATGAGCAATGTGCAGTTGTGTTTTGTACTTTCGTGCTAATTCCACAGCTAAAAGCGAGGAAGCCCAGCATGCCTCAGCACTGCGTATTTCCCAATGATGTGTAATATCTGGGTCGTCGCCAGATTGTTCTTTGGCAACTTTCATATTCTCGTTGATAATACCAGAATCCTCACAGTGTGTCATCACTGGCAGATTCAACTCTGCAGCAGTACGGAAAGTCATTTCTAATGCTTCTCGTCGATCAACAAGCATATTCCCTGTTGAGGCTCCCATAAAGAGTTTTATTCCCGGAATAGTGTGGATATCTAATTGAGGGAATAGTGTCTGATTTGTATTCGTTGCACCAATAAAGAAGCTATAGTTGACATGACTTGAGCGTTTTGCTCGTTCCCACTTGTCTTGTAAAGCCTCTAATGTTGTTGTCTGTGGACTGGTGTTTGGCATCTCAAAATAAGAGGTGACGCCACCATATGCAGCAGCACGACTTTCACTTTCAATGTCTCCCTTTTCCGTTAGTCCCGGCTCACGAAAGTGAACGTGATCATCAATAACACCAGGTAGTACAAAGCACCCCGTGGCGTTGACGATTTCGTCAAATTCTCCACGGGGTGTTTCGTTGTTTTCTATAATCTCTATGATACAATCGTCCTCTATGATGAGCGAACCAATAAAGCTTCGCCCTTCATTGACGATAGTTCCACCTTGAATGAGTCTCCTCATATATTATATTCTTTATTGTTAGAGGTTGTTTGTTGATTCTTCCGAGATAGGAAGTGAGAGAATTCTACTAAAGTAAGAAGGAATATATTACTAATAGTAGTTTTATTTTCTTTTGCTGTCATTTTAACATATTGTTTCAACATTCTATAATTCAATTAGTTAAATAACAGAATTGAGTGACGGAAGTGACAGCAACCTTCGTGTAGAATAAATAGTTTGTTGTCTATGAACTCTTTATCCGAAGCTCAAAACACTCCTATAGAACCTTATCAAGCAATCGTTCTATCAGCGTAGAACTTAGAACATACGATAGTCGGGACCATAACTTACTCTGGAATAGAGTCACCAGCCATCTGTGTAGGAGTCGGAGGTGCTACAGCAGCATTAGGAGTTGTTCCCGCAGCATCATTGGTTCCTGCAGGGTCAACCATTCCGTTCATCTCCTTTTGTGCTTGTAGGAAGTCGGTATAGAATGCTTTTATCTGAGGATTCTGCTTAAAGGTATCTGTAGCCTTCGACATAATGAATTCTATCCATGATGGCAACTGATTAATCGCATTGGCATACATATAATCATTCATCCATACAGGGTAAGCATTAGGTGTTGTCTCGTAGCTGATACGTGTAAGGAAACACCATGGACCAAGAATGTTATTGAAGTTCTCTGTAATGAACTTCGTAAAGAGTTTGTCACCCTTGTCATATACGTTCAATGCTTTCTTAATAAGTTGAGCATTCACTGTTTCCTCATCATGACCATTCATAATGGCAGCACTTTCCTCATGATCTATTTCTGCATATTGATTGCGTAGTTGTGTAAATTTCGTCCAGAAATCATTCAGCTTGTCATTCAGCGGTGTGCCACTGACACGCTGTTGTGTGTTGTCCAGTTTAACTGCAATATCTCCCTTTTCAATAACTACTGGGAACTGTAAGTTGATGTCATCCATGAATATCTGTGCGACCTTAGTAGAGTCGACGGTACCATGGAAAGCAAACTGACCATGAACGACGTCACATGAATCTAAGTTAATCAGTGAGTCAGCTTGGTCTGTTTTTAGGTATAACTTTCTTCCATCCAAGCTTGATACGTTGGATGTTCCCTGTATATTGAATGAGTTGGCACATGACGTAAACACGATAAGTGTTAGAAGTGCGTAAAGAATTTTATTCATAGATAATTAAACTGGTTCTATTTCTTCTCAGACAAAATTACATTCTATAATTGAAGCCGAGAAACTTTTTTATTCAAATTAAAACTATCTCTAAGCTTTTAGCTTTTTTTAGGTACTTGGACTTTCGCTTTCCTTCTTTAGTTCGTAGCTGATACGATGAGTAGTATACATCTCTATGATAGCAGAAATAAGTAGGAGTATAACCCAATTGTGATGGAAAATACTTACATAGCTGCTATAGCTATCTAATGAACCTGCAAAAACAGGACGAAGGAAATGGTAGGAGTCTTCTACCATAAAGAATCCTGCAAGAATGAATCCCCATCCTGCAAGTGACATAATCTTACGTAAACGACGAATTGAAAGA
The Prevotella melaninogenica DNA segment above includes these coding regions:
- a CDS encoding dihydroorotase codes for the protein MRRLIQGGTIVNEGRSFIGSLIIEDDCIIEIIENNETPRGEFDEIVNATGCFVLPGVIDDHVHFREPGLTEKGDIESESRAAAYGGVTSYFEMPNTSPQTTTLEALQDKWERAKRSSHVNYSFFIGATNTNQTLFPQLDIHTIPGIKLFMGASTGNMLVDRREALEMTFRTAAELNLPVMTHCEDSGIINENMKVAKEQSGDDPDITHHWEIRSAEACWASSLLAVELARKYKTQLHIAHISTAKELSLANHPEDEGRITLEAVIAHIAFSNEDYLTKKALIKCNPSVKTITDRDAIRQALTDGRITVIGTDHAPHLWAQKQGGCSKAASGMPMVQFSLVTMLELVDKGVLTIEQMVNLMSHAPARLFRIDQRGFLRKGYKADITIVAPDQPWTVNEDCIQSKCKWSPMMGHTYQWRVLHTFCNGNHLLNKEEFDNTIHGERITFRNDN
- a CDS encoding DUF4369 domain-containing protein — translated: MNKILYALLTLIVFTSCANSFNIQGTSNVSSLDGRKLYLKTDQADSLINLDSCDVVHGQFAFHGTVDSTKVAQIFMDDINLQFPVVIEKGDIAVKLDNTQQRVSGTPLNDKLNDFWTKFTQLRNQYAEIDHEESAAIMNGHDEETVNAQLIKKALNVYDKGDKLFTKFITENFNNILGPWCFLTRISYETTPNAYPVWMNDYMYANAINQLPSWIEFIMSKATDTFKQNPQIKAFYTDFLQAQKEMNGMVDPAGTNDAAGTTPNAAVAPPTPTQMAGDSIPE
- a CDS encoding vitamin B12 dependent-methionine synthase activation domain-containing protein; this encodes MIENKVDNKSKIITYNISEIVPYINWAYFFYAWSMNGKAKDAQLELHSEAEKLLADMEGRYHTRAVFALCEANSEGDDIIINGTRVPMLRQQKVIPDKPNLCLADFIRPASSDIKDAIGLFATSVDAAFTSNNEEDPYQRMLSQTLADRLAEATAEKFHEDVRKKYWGYAADEQLTIKDLLAERYQGIRPAVGYPSIPDTSMNFLLYELLDMKGIGINLTESGMMVPHASVSGFMFAHPQSRYFDLGKIDDDQLEDYARRRNKPVEELRKYLASTLLKK
- a CDS encoding metallophosphoesterase, which encodes MIARIVVYLILIIVLSDLYIDMHYFRKRYPIAWWQRLLWWLPSIGMVIYTCAMASIRDFAPNNLTWLNTYIFLLGLLVGPKAIFALTSFLGSIIRKYIIRTNQNWGHYIGILLGCFAVGTFIYGLTYGVSNIQVKHVDLYFKDLPKSFDGYRIVHVSDLHLGTFNGWRSKILKAEMDSIEKQKANLICFTGDLQNIRPEEVEKMASVIRQPMKGTISVLGNHDYTEYIKGNAKEKAAEEVRLIKAEEKILKWTLLRNQNTEITSPAKESIYVCGTENDGRPPFPNYSNYRKAMQGIGPNPFVIMLQHDPSAWKRSILPKTTAQLTLSGHTHGGQMQIFGWRPTSIRQQEDYGLYEQNGRYLYITAGLGGLVPFRLNMPNEIAVITLHVKN